In Ignavibacteriales bacterium, the following are encoded in one genomic region:
- the ccsA gene encoding cytochrome c biogenesis protein CcsA: MIGKILVYIAFTLAVTSGISFFSVHRGKDKLIKYARIFFISSVIFILAISAFQMYNILTHQFQFTYVWEQSNRELGLGLLMSTFYSGQEGSFMLWTLLTSVVGLFLLNYVRKGDRLEPQVMSVFSLILAFLTFILILKSPFNYVWESFPEVPLGYIPPDGRGLNPLLQNFWMQIHPPTLFTGFSAMSVPFCFAIATLMQNKYDDWIKFSMPWLLFAGGILGLGIMMGGYWAYGVLGWGGYWAWDPVENSSLIPWIVIVAAIHTFLAQKRTGGYKKTNLVLCILAYLLVLYSTFLTRSGILGDSSVHSFVDPGWMVYWSLLAFIGVFILISIIAFAYRFKELKALSKGESHLLTRESALFVGSLTLCAAAIVVFAGTSWPILKSGTIDQDFYNRMNLPIAILIAFINGISILLKWKTTDEKNFFRELLFPLLLAVIVTVGLVIIGVQDFLFGLFALAALFAFFVNGEFLVNRIMKKKGVSGAFTAHIGIALLFLGVIASSRYSEEVNITLPLNQPADAFGYRLTYLGATEFDDPNNQTDTKYHFNVMVEKDGKQFLLQPIMYFSKFSNGVMKNPDIANLFTRDLYLSPMGLVEPEAFKQEDLYEFHKGETKKIGGMDVEFIDFDFGGIQMGGAEVQSGNFTVGGKIKVSDGKFTETIMPEVKYANGTPEYKTASMSGVDHIHFYLVKMNVNDPGAEDGATATIAVVNDTEKENNSTETESLVLTASIKPFINILWSGTVIMVLGFLLSIIKRRKELKS; the protein is encoded by the coding sequence ATGATAGGAAAGATACTCGTATATATAGCTTTTACACTCGCGGTAACCTCTGGGATAAGCTTCTTTTCAGTTCACAGGGGAAAAGATAAACTTATAAAGTACGCACGTATTTTCTTTATATCCTCAGTGATATTTATTCTGGCTATTTCAGCTTTCCAGATGTATAATATACTTACTCACCAATTCCAGTTTACTTATGTATGGGAGCAGAGCAATCGTGAGCTTGGGCTTGGACTCCTTATGTCCACATTTTATTCCGGGCAGGAAGGAAGCTTTATGCTGTGGACTCTTCTTACTTCAGTGGTGGGTCTCTTTCTCCTGAACTACGTCCGTAAAGGTGACAGGCTGGAGCCGCAGGTTATGAGTGTGTTTAGTCTCATTCTTGCTTTCCTTACTTTTATATTAATATTGAAGTCCCCGTTCAATTATGTCTGGGAATCATTCCCCGAAGTCCCCCTCGGGTACATTCCTCCCGACGGAAGGGGATTGAATCCTCTATTGCAGAATTTCTGGATGCAGATACATCCTCCGACGCTGTTCACAGGCTTTTCAGCTATGTCTGTACCATTCTGTTTTGCCATTGCGACCCTGATGCAGAATAAATACGATGATTGGATCAAGTTTTCAATGCCATGGCTCTTATTCGCGGGCGGAATACTTGGTCTTGGCATCATGATGGGCGGTTACTGGGCGTATGGCGTGCTCGGATGGGGCGGCTACTGGGCGTGGGACCCGGTAGAGAATTCTTCGCTCATTCCCTGGATAGTCATCGTTGCGGCAATTCATACTTTCCTTGCGCAGAAGAGGACCGGCGGATATAAAAAGACTAACCTTGTTTTATGTATCCTGGCATATCTGCTAGTGCTTTATTCGACCTTCCTTACACGAAGCGGTATCCTGGGCGATTCTTCCGTACACTCTTTCGTAGATCCGGGATGGATGGTCTATTGGTCCCTTCTTGCATTCATAGGAGTGTTTATCCTTATATCTATTATTGCTTTTGCATACAGGTTCAAAGAATTAAAAGCTTTGTCTAAAGGTGAGAGTCACCTTCTTACACGTGAATCAGCGCTCTTTGTTGGCTCCCTGACCTTATGTGCCGCGGCTATTGTGGTCTTTGCGGGAACAAGCTGGCCCATACTTAAATCCGGTACTATTGATCAGGATTTTTATAATAGGATGAACCTGCCAATTGCCATTCTGATTGCTTTTATTAACGGCATCAGTATACTTCTAAAATGGAAGACCACCGACGAAAAGAATTTCTTCCGTGAGTTGTTATTCCCGTTGTTACTAGCTGTTATAGTAACAGTCGGTCTTGTTATAATCGGCGTTCAGGATTTTCTATTTGGACTTTTCGCGCTCGCCGCCTTGTTCGCGTTCTTCGTCAACGGCGAATTCCTTGTGAACCGCATCATGAAAAAGAAAGGCGTAAGCGGAGCATTCACAGCCCATATTGGAATAGCGCTCTTATTCCTTGGAGTAATAGCATCTTCACGTTACAGCGAAGAGGTTAATATCACGCTCCCGCTAAATCAACCTGCAGATGCATTTGGCTACAGGCTTACTTATCTTGGCGCGACCGAGTTCGACGATCCTAATAATCAAACCGACACCAAATATCATTTCAACGTGATGGTGGAAAAGGACGGTAAACAGTTCCTGCTCCAGCCCATTATGTATTTCAGCAAGTTCTCCAATGGCGTAATGAAGAACCCCGACATTGCAAATCTTTTCACGCGGGATCTTTATCTGTCACCAATGGGTCTTGTGGAGCCGGAAGCATTCAAGCAGGAAGATCTTTATGAGTTTCATAAAGGTGAAACAAAAAAGATCGGTGGTATGGATGTCGAGTTTATCGATTTTGATTTCGGCGGTATTCAAATGGGCGGTGCTGAAGTTCAAAGCGGTAACTTTACCGTCGGTGGAAAAATAAAAGTATCCGATGGAAAGTTCACCGAAACGATAATGCCTGAAGTAAAATACGCTAACGGAACCCCCGAATACAAAACTGCATCGATGTCAGGCGTTGATCACATTCACTTTTACCTGGTAAAGATGAATGTAAATGATCCCGGCGCAGAAGACGGTGCGACAGCTACCATTGCTGTAGTAAATGATACCGAAAAAGAGAATAATTCTACTGAAACCGAATCACTTGTCTTAACTGCATCAATAAAACCTTTCATTAATATCCTCTGGTCGGGTACTGTTATTATGGTACTTGGCTTCCTTTTATCCATTATTAAGCGCCGAAAAGAGCTAAAATCCTAA
- a CDS encoding BamA/TamA family outer membrane protein, whose product MKHRFLLISAIFLLSCPYIYSQAKITGIDFHGNKFFNKGDLFNFMVLKEDKDFIPSQLDLDLISIRESYKRNGFLFAKIDSSIVYYDSDSSYANIDIYIHEGERVEIGRIVLEGNSRFSDARLLRLFETKPGDVLDENTLNVDISEMLSFYELQGLPFAKATITGISIYDDDAKKKLEIDIDIDENSRVQIDEIRIKGNDVTNDDVILRELRLGKDKYITNEELEEFQDRLEKLNIFKEVKPPKIYTIKGKNKSGLLIEVVEGNTSTFDGIIGYVPPADNEEDGYFTGLVNLSFRNLFGTGRKIEARWQQEVRETQELQFAYYEPFLFSYPVNVGLGFLQRIQDTTYTRRKVDLKGDYLLSEKFTVSGLFGYDRIIPADNTSSPFIIADSRTLISGIEIKFDNRNDVYFPSSGQHYTTSYLYGDKKIFNLDELDSLGYKENYSIQKYTIDLYNYFSFFKRTALLFRVFAGEVRGDRLEDSDLFRIGGLRTVRGYREEQFLASRVAYSNLEFRLAVSRRNYFFGFYDFGYFERPADPANNFPEQNEFIFGYGLGVTIETALGQIGVSYALGKGDGLLDGKIHFGLVNNF is encoded by the coding sequence ATGAAGCACCGATTCCTGCTAATATCAGCCATTTTTTTGCTTTCCTGTCCATATATCTACTCACAGGCAAAGATCACCGGAATAGATTTCCATGGAAATAAATTCTTCAATAAAGGTGACCTCTTTAATTTTATGGTGCTAAAGGAGGACAAAGATTTTATACCATCACAGCTCGACCTTGATCTCATCTCAATCAGGGAAAGCTACAAACGTAACGGCTTCCTTTTTGCGAAAATAGACAGCTCCATCGTATATTATGATTCGGATTCGTCTTATGCGAATATCGATATTTACATCCACGAAGGTGAACGTGTCGAGATTGGGCGGATCGTGCTGGAGGGCAATAGCAGGTTTTCCGACGCGCGCCTTCTACGCTTGTTCGAAACCAAACCCGGCGATGTACTGGATGAGAATACACTTAACGTCGATATATCCGAGATGCTTTCGTTTTATGAATTGCAGGGACTTCCCTTTGCAAAAGCGACGATAACGGGAATTTCCATATATGACGACGACGCAAAAAAGAAACTCGAGATAGATATAGACATTGATGAAAACTCGCGCGTGCAAATAGACGAGATAAGGATAAAAGGAAACGACGTTACTAATGATGACGTCATCTTACGCGAGTTGAGGCTCGGTAAAGATAAGTATATTACAAATGAAGAGCTGGAGGAATTCCAGGACAGGCTCGAGAAGCTGAACATTTTCAAAGAAGTAAAACCCCCGAAGATATATACGATCAAGGGCAAGAATAAGTCCGGTCTGCTCATTGAAGTGGTCGAGGGTAATACAAGCACCTTCGACGGCATAATCGGTTACGTACCTCCTGCCGATAATGAGGAAGATGGGTATTTCACCGGGCTGGTGAACCTCTCATTCAGGAATCTCTTCGGTACCGGCAGAAAGATCGAAGCGCGCTGGCAGCAGGAGGTACGTGAGACGCAGGAGCTTCAGTTTGCTTATTACGAACCGTTCTTGTTTTCTTATCCTGTGAATGTTGGTCTTGGCTTTCTCCAGCGAATACAGGATACAACATACACTCGCAGAAAAGTTGATCTAAAAGGTGACTATCTATTGTCTGAGAAGTTCACCGTATCCGGGTTGTTCGGGTATGACAGGATTATTCCGGCTGATAACACTTCATCTCCTTTTATTATAGCTGATTCCCGTACTCTTATTTCGGGTATCGAGATAAAGTTTGATAACAGGAATGATGTTTATTTCCCATCGTCCGGTCAGCATTACACGACGAGCTATCTTTACGGTGACAAAAAGATATTCAATCTAGACGAGCTCGACTCGCTCGGCTATAAAGAAAACTACTCTATACAAAAATACACCATCGATCTGTATAATTACTTCTCATTCTTCAAAAGAACCGCATTGTTGTTCAGGGTTTTTGCAGGTGAAGTGAGAGGCGACAGGCTGGAGGATTCCGACCTATTCCGTATAGGCGGTCTGAGAACGGTACGGGGCTACAGGGAGGAGCAGTTTCTTGCTTCTCGTGTTGCATATTCAAATCTCGAATTCAGACTTGCGGTTTCGCGCAGGAATTATTTCTTCGGTTTTTATGATTTTGGGTACTTCGAGCGTCCGGCTGACCCTGCGAATAACTTCCCCGAACAAAACGAGTTCATCTTCGGCTACGGGCTCGGTGTTACGATTGAAACGGCTCTCGGACAGATCGGTGTCAGCTACGCGCTCGGTAAAGGCGATGGCTTACTTGACGGCAAGATTCACTTTGGTCTGGTGAATAACTTCTAA
- a CDS encoding DUF2851 family protein, producing the protein MEKLNLNENFISRIWENPSYYKDIRTTDGRLVEIMDHGKRNTDSGPDYKGAKVNIHNVIYTGDIEIHRTMSDWKAHRHKGDGKYNKVILQVVMWADEKEKGQLPKAKKSREIPTIILSEFLTSSIHSIWKEIIDTPSERFTLPCYPEGTTVDNNIKKSWVEELSVERLRYKTRRIKSRLERMVNLRTEKAKWEQMLFEFICEALGYSKNKEQFRKLSERIDVSKIKRLKLSRMQTDALMFGTAGFMKELRYKDEYITKLKKSREEVRKKLNIESMDKSEWHFFRLRPANFPTLRLAYASALLYEIAYKDFFKEVVLSFEKSDKPTKKIGEIFSSIEPNPYWMEHYNFGKVKKRASDVSIGKDRITDILTNVILPILFLYCKVFNKKELEDKVLDAYLFTKKTSGNEVTKVMERQLDFRIRSISQEQGIIQLHNFYCIKGRCNQCKIGKEVFGSKINEPLRIILY; encoded by the coding sequence ATGGAAAAACTAAATCTTAATGAGAATTTCATCTCAAGGATATGGGAAAATCCCAGTTATTACAAGGATATAAGGACTACCGACGGGAGATTGGTCGAGATCATGGACCATGGAAAAAGGAATACCGATTCCGGACCGGATTACAAAGGCGCAAAGGTAAACATTCACAATGTAATTTATACCGGTGATATCGAGATCCACAGGACAATGTCGGATTGGAAAGCGCACAGACACAAAGGTGACGGCAAATATAATAAGGTCATACTGCAGGTGGTGATGTGGGCGGATGAGAAAGAGAAAGGTCAACTCCCAAAAGCAAAAAAATCACGCGAGATACCTACAATAATATTATCCGAATTTCTTACTTCATCCATACATAGTATCTGGAAGGAGATAATCGATACTCCTTCAGAGAGATTTACTCTGCCGTGCTACCCGGAAGGAACTACCGTCGATAATAATATAAAGAAAAGCTGGGTGGAAGAGCTCAGCGTAGAAAGATTAAGATATAAGACACGAAGAATAAAGAGCCGGTTGGAAAGAATGGTTAACCTGCGGACAGAGAAGGCAAAGTGGGAGCAAATGCTGTTCGAGTTTATTTGTGAAGCGCTGGGATATTCTAAGAACAAGGAGCAGTTCAGGAAGCTCTCGGAAAGGATAGATGTAAGTAAAATAAAACGGTTGAAACTGTCGCGAATGCAAACGGACGCGCTTATGTTCGGTACGGCAGGATTCATGAAAGAGCTGAGATACAAGGATGAGTACATCACGAAACTCAAAAAGAGCAGAGAGGAAGTAAGAAAGAAGCTCAATATTGAATCCATGGATAAGTCGGAATGGCACTTCTTCAGGCTGAGACCGGCTAACTTCCCTACTCTCCGGCTGGCTTATGCATCGGCGTTATTATATGAGATAGCTTACAAGGATTTCTTTAAAGAGGTCGTCTTATCCTTTGAAAAGAGCGATAAGCCTACTAAAAAGATCGGTGAAATATTCTCCTCTATCGAGCCGAATCCATACTGGATGGAGCATTATAATTTCGGGAAAGTAAAGAAGAGAGCATCAGATGTATCCATCGGGAAAGACAGGATAACGGATATATTGACAAATGTGATACTGCCTATCCTTTTTCTTTACTGTAAGGTATTTAATAAAAAGGAACTTGAGGATAAGGTACTTGATGCTTACCTGTTCACCAAGAAAACTTCAGGTAATGAAGTGACGAAAGTAATGGAGAGACAGCTGGATTTCAGGATACGGTCCATATCACAGGAGCAGGGAATAATACAATTACATAATTTTTATTGCATTAAAGGAAGGTGTAATCAGTGCAAGATCGGCAAGGAAGTATTCGGCAGCAAAATAAATGAGCCTTTGAGGATAATATTGTATTAG
- a CDS encoding tetratricopeptide repeat protein → MQKFRINLVVVLLAAIVFYSCGEKKMTEEEYLNKAQTELENKQYQESIATFRELIKNYPQSKNAIFAYNQIAGIYMENLTDFQSGIQAYRDLYAAFPDTKEGKNALFMVAFTYDEKLQDKDNAVKSYKEFLAKFPEDTDPNEKMSESAKMMIEVLESGKSVEELIEQKIMENEKNNPPTKEPQKEEGSNIKQVPKDEQKTETKKPPTGKEGETKSNDEKEQKNK, encoded by the coding sequence ATGCAAAAATTTAGAATCAATTTGGTGGTTGTTTTGCTGGCTGCCATAGTGTTTTATTCGTGCGGTGAAAAAAAGATGACCGAAGAAGAATATCTTAATAAAGCACAAACCGAACTGGAAAACAAACAATACCAGGAATCGATCGCCACTTTTAGAGAGCTGATAAAGAATTATCCCCAATCAAAAAACGCCATTTTCGCATATAATCAGATTGCCGGAATTTACATGGAAAACCTTACCGATTTCCAATCAGGTATTCAGGCTTACCGTGATCTATACGCTGCATTCCCTGACACAAAAGAAGGAAAGAATGCTTTATTCATGGTTGCGTTCACTTATGATGAGAAGTTGCAGGACAAGGACAATGCTGTGAAATCATATAAAGAATTTCTCGCCAAATTCCCGGAAGATACAGACCCCAATGAAAAGATGAGCGAATCCGCAAAGATGATGATCGAAGTGCTCGAATCTGGCAAATCCGTCGAAGAGCTTATCGAGCAGAAGATCATGGAGAATGAAAAGAATAATCCGCCGACGAAGGAACCTCAGAAAGAAGAAGGTAGTAATATAAAGCAGGTTCCCAAAGACGAGCAAAAAACGGAAACAAAAAAACCGCCAACAGGTAAAGAAGGCGAAACTAAGTCAAACGACGAAAAGGAACAGAAGAATAAATAA
- a CDS encoding DUF58 domain-containing protein: MSNTDYRKYLDPSVIARLSGLDLKARLVVEGFLTGLHRSPYHGFSVEFAEHRQYMPGDDLRHLDWKIVARSERYYIKQYEEETNLKSYVLLDISRSMDYSSANAISSGGVMDRIFRKDQKDNPQKGKTGLTKLEYSSYLAASLSYMMLKQNDAISLTTYDTAIRSYIPPRSTNSNLRLILKDIDSIKPENKTGTARCLNEIASKINRRGLVIVISDLFDDPTEVINALKHFRYKMNEVIVFQVLDPVEMSFLDGSPVTLVDLETREELFSQPFAIQKAYREAMKDFVENYKKEFRNNRIDYVLLSTDTPYDKALLGYLNKRRKVM; this comes from the coding sequence ATGTCAAATACAGATTATAGAAAATATTTAGACCCTTCGGTGATAGCCAGGCTATCGGGGCTCGACCTCAAAGCCAGGCTTGTCGTCGAAGGGTTTTTAACTGGTCTCCATAGATCACCTTATCACGGATTCAGTGTGGAGTTTGCCGAGCACAGGCAGTATATGCCCGGTGACGATCTGCGCCACCTCGACTGGAAAATTGTCGCCCGCTCCGAGCGTTATTACATCAAGCAATACGAAGAGGAAACCAACCTTAAGTCCTACGTACTCCTCGATATCAGCCGATCTATGGATTACTCGTCGGCAAACGCTATATCTTCCGGCGGGGTGATGGATAGGATTTTCAGAAAAGATCAGAAAGATAATCCCCAAAAAGGGAAGACAGGACTTACAAAACTTGAATACTCGTCTTACCTTGCCGCGTCGCTCTCATATATGATGCTTAAGCAGAACGATGCTATATCACTTACTACTTATGATACTGCTATCCGTTCATACATACCGCCTCGCTCTACAAACTCGAACTTAAGGCTTATATTAAAGGATATCGATTCCATTAAACCGGAAAACAAGACCGGAACAGCACGGTGCTTGAATGAAATAGCATCTAAGATCAACCGGCGCGGGCTCGTAATAGTTATCAGTGATCTATTCGATGATCCGACGGAAGTAATAAACGCGCTCAAGCATTTTCGTTATAAGATGAATGAAGTGATAGTCTTCCAGGTGCTGGATCCTGTGGAAATGAGCTTTCTTGATGGAAGCCCGGTGACCCTTGTTGACCTTGAGACCAGGGAAGAGCTTTTTTCACAACCCTTCGCTATACAAAAAGCCTACCGCGAAGCGATGAAAGATTTCGTGGAGAATTACAAAAAGGAATTCCGTAATAACCGTATAGACTATGTTCTTCTTTCTACGGACACTCCATACGACAAGGCTCTTTTAGGCTATCTCAATAAAAGAAGAAAGGTGATGTAA
- a CDS encoding GWxTD domain-containing protein, translating into MKAAKTSGGYGRRLITAVILVLAIFATNRAFAQLENKELTNYGKDKEFFYLDPLIFYNQENSSARLDVYVEVPMSNVQFIKKSSEKRFEANLEYDIIITDQDNQIVSQETNTSKISKSNKEFKNASGSSEFIIKNFYLQPGDYDLQVEVVDKNSGTSHTKTTPITVGNFSEGDLHFSDIMMVSNYSYNAENKKTITPLVTRNVGDLNKFYLFFEVYNNLDIPLQKSFRYEVYDKDNNEIMKGDINYVLSPGVNQKIEELKTDNMLSGDYKLIVKDNNDNTVAKKDFNFKWSGLPISVKDLDLAISQTIYIATSDEYDKLKKAKTKEDKEKKFIQFWKSKDPSPGTARNELMQEYYKRIEIANERYSNYFEGWKSDMGMVYIIYGDPSNIERHPFEGDSKPYEIWDYYDINRRFVFVDNTGFGDYRLTTPIWDDKVRAY; encoded by the coding sequence ATGAAAGCCGCAAAAACCTCTGGGGGATATGGAAGGAGATTAATAACAGCAGTAATACTGGTACTCGCCATTTTCGCCACAAACCGCGCATTTGCTCAACTCGAGAATAAAGAGCTGACAAATTACGGAAAAGATAAGGAGTTTTTCTATCTGGATCCGTTGATCTTTTATAACCAGGAAAACTCTTCCGCAAGGCTGGACGTTTACGTCGAAGTTCCGATGTCAAACGTACAGTTCATAAAAAAATCATCCGAGAAACGTTTTGAAGCAAACCTTGAATATGATATAATAATTACCGACCAGGATAATCAGATAGTCTCGCAGGAAACAAACACGTCAAAGATATCCAAAAGCAACAAGGAGTTTAAGAATGCGAGCGGATCATCGGAGTTTATTATCAAGAATTTTTATCTGCAACCGGGTGATTATGACCTACAGGTCGAAGTAGTAGATAAGAACAGCGGAACGTCACACACAAAAACCACCCCAATTACGGTCGGGAATTTCAGTGAGGGTGACCTTCATTTCAGTGATATAATGATGGTATCTAATTACAGTTATAACGCTGAAAACAAGAAGACAATTACTCCGCTGGTAACAAGGAACGTTGGTGACCTCAATAAATTCTATCTATTCTTCGAAGTATATAATAACCTGGATATTCCTTTGCAGAAGAGCTTCAGATATGAAGTATATGACAAGGATAATAATGAGATAATGAAAGGCGACATCAACTATGTATTGAGTCCGGGTGTGAATCAGAAAATAGAGGAACTCAAGACCGATAACATGCTATCGGGAGATTATAAACTTATAGTAAAGGATAACAACGATAATACGGTCGCCAAGAAGGATTTTAATTTCAAATGGAGCGGACTGCCTATCTCGGTAAAGGACCTCGACCTTGCGATCTCACAGACAATATATATTGCAACCTCGGACGAATATGACAAGCTAAAAAAAGCAAAGACCAAAGAAGATAAGGAAAAGAAATTCATCCAATTCTGGAAATCAAAGGATCCGTCACCAGGTACAGCACGTAATGAACTTATGCAGGAATATTATAAACGCATAGAGATAGCGAATGAAAGATATTCGAACTATTTCGAAGGATGGAAATCCGATATGGGAATGGTTTACATTATCTACGGTGACCCTTCTAATATAGAAAGACATCCGTTTGAAGGAGATTCAAAGCCTTATGAGATCTGGGACTATTATGACATAAACAGACGATTTGTATTTGTTGACAATACAGGATTCGGAGATTACAGGCTAACAACACCTATATGGGACGATAAAGTAAGAGCTTACTAG
- the rimO gene encoding 30S ribosomal protein S12 methylthiotransferase RimO — protein sequence MKVKKDKVKLITLGCSKNLVDSEHILAQLRNNDVEIVDDEDKCETVIVNTCGFIQEAKEESINTILRAVKKKDEGKVKNVYVAGCLSDRYKPDLEKEIPEVDKYFGATDKKQTLVDLLNEIGVDYKSNLIGERDVSTPNHYAYLKISEGCNNPCSFCAIPIMRGKHVSKPAEQVIMEAQKLASKGVKELIIIGQDTTYWGFDMDKKRGLAYLMKELSKVNGIEWIRLMYAYPSRFPEGLMEVINNTPNICKYIDIPIQHISDPVLKSMRRGITKKSQIELLEKLREKIPGVAIRTTLITGYPDETEKDFNELLDFVKGFRFDRLGVFTYSHEESTHAYNLPDRIPVKEKRMRQKLILDAQREISLQNNEKSIGNVVDVMIDRKENGYYIGRTYRDAPEIDQEVYVNADIGLKIGTLRKVKIYDYEEFDLFAESN from the coding sequence ATGAAAGTAAAAAAAGACAAAGTAAAGCTTATTACTCTAGGATGCTCAAAGAATCTCGTAGATTCGGAGCATATCCTCGCACAGCTTAGAAATAATGATGTTGAGATAGTGGATGATGAGGATAAGTGTGAAACAGTGATCGTAAATACTTGCGGATTTATCCAGGAGGCAAAAGAAGAGTCGATAAATACTATACTCCGCGCTGTAAAGAAAAAGGATGAAGGAAAGGTAAAGAATGTTTACGTAGCAGGATGTCTCTCGGACAGGTATAAGCCTGACCTGGAAAAGGAGATACCGGAAGTGGATAAATATTTCGGAGCAACCGATAAGAAACAGACGCTTGTAGATCTGCTGAATGAAATTGGTGTCGATTACAAAAGTAATCTTATTGGCGAGAGAGACGTTTCAACACCAAACCATTATGCATATCTAAAGATAAGCGAGGGATGTAATAACCCGTGTTCATTCTGCGCGATACCGATAATGCGCGGTAAGCATGTTTCTAAACCGGCTGAGCAGGTAATTATGGAAGCGCAGAAGCTGGCATCGAAAGGTGTGAAGGAATTGATCATCATAGGGCAGGACACGACTTATTGGGGATTTGACATGGATAAGAAAAGAGGGCTGGCATACCTGATGAAGGAGCTGTCGAAAGTGAACGGCATAGAATGGATAAGGCTGATGTATGCGTACCCGTCGAGATTCCCGGAAGGTCTTATGGAAGTAATAAATAATACCCCGAACATTTGCAAATATATAGACATACCAATACAGCATATTTCAGACCCGGTGTTGAAATCAATGAGAAGAGGAATTACCAAAAAAAGCCAGATAGAATTGCTCGAGAAGCTAAGAGAGAAAATACCCGGTGTAGCCATAAGAACAACTTTAATAACGGGCTATCCGGATGAAACCGAAAAAGATTTTAATGAGTTATTAGATTTTGTAAAGGGATTTCGTTTCGACAGATTAGGCGTATTTACCTACTCACACGAAGAATCTACTCACGCTTATAACTTACCCGATAGAATACCCGTAAAAGAGAAGAGGATGAGGCAAAAGCTGATACTCGACGCACAGCGGGAGATTTCACTGCAAAATAATGAAAAATCAATTGGTAATGTAGTGGATGTGATGATAGACCGGAAAGAAAACGGGTATTACATAGGCAGAACTTACAGGGATGCGCCGGAGATCGATCAGGAAGTTTACGTAAACGCTGATATTGGACTGAAGATCGGAACCCTAAGAAAAGTAAAAATTTATGATTATGAAGAATTTGACTTATTCGCAGAAAGTAACTAA
- a CDS encoding sigma-70 family RNA polymerase sigma factor, producing the protein MNSREKSIPSKSKLEDIALIDDALAGDQSAFEKLMNKYYQHIFNLIYKMIFRKEDVEDLTQEAFIKAFNSLENFDRQFAFSTWLYKIATNNCIDYLRKKKLSTFSIDKEIASEDSDFKFEIPDTEYVPDNKIIEEQRKKIIDEAIENLPEKYKKVIVLRHKKEMEYEEIAEKLELPLGTVKAHIFRGRELLNKYLKNKIKNY; encoded by the coding sequence ATGAATAGCAGGGAAAAGTCCATTCCTTCCAAATCCAAACTCGAAGATATTGCCCTCATAGATGACGCATTGGCGGGCGACCAGTCTGCGTTTGAAAAGCTGATGAATAAGTATTACCAGCATATCTTCAATCTCATCTATAAAATGATCTTCCGCAAAGAGGATGTAGAAGACCTTACGCAGGAAGCTTTCATCAAGGCATTCAATTCACTCGAAAACTTCGACCGCCAGTTCGCTTTTTCCACATGGTTATATAAGATTGCCACAAACAACTGCATCGACTACCTCCGTAAGAAAAAGCTCAGCACATTTTCTATAGATAAAGAGATCGCCTCGGAAGACAGCGATTTCAAATTCGAGATTCCCGATACCGAATACGTTCCTGATAATAAGATCATAGAGGAACAGCGTAAGAAAATAATAGACGAAGCGATTGAGAACCTTCCCGAAAAATACAAGAAGGTCATTGTACTGAGGCATAAAAAAGAAATGGAGTACGAGGAGATTGCCGAAAAACTCGAACTCCCGCTCGGCACAGTAAAGGCTCACATCTTCCGGGGCAGGGAACTCCTCAATAAATACCTCAAGAACAAGATTAAAAATTATTGA